The Kitasatospora albolonga nucleotide sequence CGCCGGAACCGCCAGGGCCGCCGGAACCGCCAGGACCGCCGGGACCCCCAGGACCGCCCGCGGCATCGCCCGGACCGCCCGGGCCGCGGGAACCGTCCCCGCCGCCCGTACGCGTATCCCCCGTCACCGCGGATATACGCGTCCAGGGCGTCAGCAGCCGCTGGAGGCCCAGGAGCAGCAGGTCGGCCGTGACCGCGAGCAGCACGCACAGCACGGAGGCGGCCAGCACCTGGGCCTTGAAGAAGCTCGGCAGCGCGTCCTCGATGAGATTGCCGAGGCCGCCCTTGCCGACGAGCGAGCCGACCGTGGTCAGCGCGACCGTCGACACGGTGGCTATGCGCAGCCCCGCCATCAGCGCGGGCAGCGCGAGCGGGAGCTCCACCTCCCACAGCAGCCGCCACGGCCCGTACCCCATGCCCCGGGCGGCC carries:
- a CDS encoding ABC transporter permease, which encodes MAGGNCLATNDWICGEYLRSRSHELTDATVQHIGITVASVLIGLAVAFPLALLARRGRGFAGPVLGLTTVLYTVPSLAMFSLLLPLFGLSAALVVTGLVLYSLTILVRNILAGLEAVPAEAKEAARGMGYGPWRLLWEVELPLALPALMAGLRIATVSTVALTTVGSLVGKGGLGNLIEDALPSFFKAQVLAASVLCVLLAVTADLLLLGLQRLLTPWTRISAVTGDTRTGGGDGSRGPGGPGDAAGGPGGPGGPGGSGGPGGSGGPAGISAISALSAPAKVEAG